In Gadus morhua chromosome 2, gadMor3.0, whole genome shotgun sequence, the DNA window GATTATAATAATCATGCAGAAGCCATTTTCGGAGTCCCTCTAAAATGTCTTCCTGTTTACATGTAAAAATCTGTTAAATCCCACGAAAATAGACCCGAACAAATggcaatgtttttgttttttttaatgaactaTTAAGACGGCAGAAACGGACATGCACAAGCTGGACCGCACACTATGAGCGCACACTATGAGTGAGCCTCTACGGCCAGTGTATCGCGTGTTATCGTGACGGGCCAGTGCAGTAACGCATCGCGCGTGTCCTTGCAACCTCTCGACTGATTACTCGGTTTAGACGGAACGCGCCGTTCACCGTGATCGATAGCAGTGGGAGCTATTAGCCGCCAAATGAGAATCACACAAACAGCGGAGAGTAGACAGAAGAGATGTCAACAAAAACATTGAACATGAATAGAGGCGGAGAGTGCAGGAGcttgcttgtctctgtgtgtgcgtgagcgtgtgtatgtgtatgtgtgtgtgtgtgtgtgtgtgtgtgtgtgtgtgtgtgtgtgtgtgtgtgtgtgtgtgtgtgtgcgtgtgcgtgtgcgtgtttgtgatcATTTAGCCTACTGGGAGTTTTATAAAACCCAGTTTGGAGGCCAGTGATGATGACCCCAGCCAGAAACCATTGATAATATTTATTTGAGCCTTTTAAATGGTGGTCGACgaattaacaaaaacaaaaattggTTCCTggtttcattattatttatcataTTCATATTAATATTGAATGCAAAAGTTATTCCGTCCACCATTTCTAACGGTGAAAAAAGATCCTTCTGAATCTTTTGTGCAATTTATTTGTCCACATCTACCCTACTTGAGAAGTTATTTTATGTTATATGTGATATATAATCTTGTATTGAATTGCGCATATTTATCATCAGTCTTTTCAGTGGCTTATGTTTAGAGATCTCTgttttcctttctctcctctctctctgtattcatCTGTTTATCCCTCTCAATTACCCttttgttccctctctctctttctctatgacCTAATGACGTTTCCCAGGTTACTCAAACAGGACTCTTAGCGGTAGCATCTTGCCGGCTGGACAATGAGCATTTATAAGATCATTTCAAGCTTCTTTAGACCACCAGCTGCTAAACTTCATGAGAAAGATGTTTTTCAAAGGAAGTAACATCTATAGATTCAAAATGCATCAGAGTTTTTTGATGTGTAACATTGTATTTCAAGTTAGGAGAAGTTTCCCCCAACAATTTGCCCTCATTGGCAACTATTTCTATACTGCTTTGGATGCATTAATAAAACGGGTGCCACAAATATCAAAACTCAAAATATGATTCCACCTGTGATCTTGGAACacgttaataaatatttttattgttttatgcATTCCTTTTGCATGGATGACTCTGGCCAACTCTGTTTTACTTTGAAATCCACATAATAAAATCCACAccgtaaatgtttttttaatgttaggTTATACAGGCCAGTCTAATAATCCAATCctattattatgttttattcattcatttcacaTTAATTTTCATCTTATGAAGATTTGTGTCCTTTAAATATGACACATATTGGACTGAGGCACCCTATTTCTTTCCAAAGACCCATTGCATTACTTATAATGTTTATATTGCCTGCATCAGGACCATTgcaaaactctctctctctcacacacacacacacacacacacacacacacacacacacacacacacacacacacacacacacacacacacacacacacacacacacacacacacacaaacgctttgAGTAGTACACTACACAtcaaaaaaaaaggataaagcaacacatacacacagtcatagGCTACGTATGATAAAAGATGTTGACAGCTTTGATCAGGTAAATCACAACAAACTGTCGATGGGCCAAGCCAACATGGATGGAAGCTGAGACTCATTGGCTGAGAAACCCGACACTGTTGTATCCGAaacaagaggtgtgtgtgtgttccattcAGCGGTTTATCGCTAAAATGTGTATCTCTAAACCAACGCTGGCACGCAATGGGCCCAGGCCCCGCTACATGACAACCCGAAACCAAAACATGAACCTCATTCTCTCACGCAAGGTCTCACAGCCTGGTAATGGCCTATCACCTATATTTTTCCATGAGCAAGAAGGTTTCGTGAAATCAATCGTAAATAACGAAAACCAAATTAAATCCTTGTCCAAAATTCAACAACTTAAGGATAGATTAACAGTTTTCCAAGATTCCAACCTTATTGGAAACATATATCGTTGTGTCATTCCATTAATAGGGTTAGCATATTTCAGCTGTCCATGGCCACAcctcctacagacagacagacaaacagacagacagacaaacagactcaTGATCAGAATGGACTCTGTCCTGGAAGCGTCACCTCTGTGTTAATTGCATCTGTCAGCGGCCCCCCTCTCCGGCCCACCTGCGATGATGGGCTGTCTGAGAGATGCTACAATTCCGTCTGCGAGTCCGAGAGTTGTTCGGCATGTGTTACCGCAGTGTAAACAgcctccaccccaccccccaccccacaacGTACCAATGAACTGCGTCACCACCCAATCCGACAAACAGCGAAGCACctataacaataaacaacaaaccTCACAAAATATGGCTTCTTTATGGGTCTTGGCCCTCAAGTGGCTCATAAATAATTGTGATTGTTTCAATGTAATATGGCTCGACTGCAGTCACATAAAAAGAGAAAGCAAAAAGGAAAGCGTCATTGTGTTTGATTTGACCTGGTTTTGTTACAACAGGGTGTGTTGTATTCGACGCCTGCTTTGCATGTCTTCATCTCACTCATTCGTCGAGATCAACCTTGAGGTGGAGACGGATCAAGGCGGTTCTCGTGTGTTTGATGGGCCTTGGTCCGCATGAACTTGCCATGTTTACCCAGCGTGAAGGCCTAACAGATAGTACAGAAACCCCAATCTCTTAAATAAATGCGTTGGGAGCAGAGTATGTCAATACTTGTTTTCTTGAGAGAgaaagtatgtgtttgtgtgtttttagtgtgggtgtgtctgtttgagtttgtatgtgcgtgtgtgtgtgtattggtgtgtgtgtgtgtgtgtgtgtgtgtgtgtgtgtgtgtgtgtgtgtgtgtttgtgtgtgtgtatgagagtgtgtatatcttttgtgtgtgcgtgtgtgtgtttctttgtgtgtgtgtgtgtgtgtgtgtgtgtgtgtgtgtgtgtgtgtgagtgggtgggtgggtaggtgtgtatttgtatgcgaGGAAAGTATACCAGGGTTGTTTAGATCCAATAGATTCAACAAAGTGAATTGTGAATGTATGACCATGAAGAAAATGACAATCCTGTtgataaaaatattatatttacatcaatttttaataataattacaataaacacataaacaaataaTGCCAAAAGTCACTGTTCCTCAGTCTTTAATCGTTGACAGTAAAAAAAGTATGTAATAACCATGTTCCGTCATTTGTTGTTTGTATTGATCGATGACAATGTTCAGCATTCGGGTCGGTTCATAAACAACTTAGCGAAAAATGACCTCATTAAACATATCTATAAGAGGACGATAGATCTTTACAATACAACAAATGAATAGAAAGGTCCCTTTTGCATGCATTGCTGCCATAGTATTTTCTGTGTGCATGGCTTGAAATCGACCcctctttatttacttttacccTTTATCCTGATACCCAATATGATGGCCTCCATGCCATTATCAACTAGGCACTCAAAGGACAGCTCTGCAACAGAGGTCCCTGTTTACTGTTGTACCTGACGAGGTCAGTGATAGCCCGTCGTGTCTGAGTGGACCATGCGGGCGAGAGTGATACTCCAGGATTGGTGCTCATTAAGAGAACGCCGTGCTCACCATCACCACTCACCTCCCTGCTCGGTGTTTCTCTGCAAAGTCTCTTAACGTCCTGCACGGACTcctgtgcacgtgtttgtgtgtttgtgtctgtttgtgtgtctgtgtgtgtgtgtgtgtgtgtgtgtgtgtgtgtgtgtgtgtgtgtgtgtgtctgtctgtctgtctgtctgtctgtctgtgtgtgtgtgtgtgtgtgcgcgcgcgcgcgcgcgcgcgcgcgcgcgtgtgtgtgtgtgtgtgtgtgtgtgtgtgtgtgtgtgtgtgtgtgtgtgtgtgtgtgtgtgtgtgtgtgtgtgtgtgagagcacgACCTGTAAGCGTACCTGGGAACAGACTGATCTAATTACGGAGCAGTAGACAATCGCAAAGCAACGGGCTGTCCATCGTACACAAACCCAGCGCTGGAGGACAGTCGGCCAGGGGGGGCTTACGTAGGAATATCACATTTCACACCCAGGCCCCAAGTGTCCTGGCTCAAAGGTCACCGGGCGGCAAGATGGGAGTTGCCCCTTCAGATCGAGTTAGATATCAATACCAATAAGAAACAGCGATaggaaaaaccaaaacaaagccaAGCATTTATAAGATGCTTTTAAAATCATATCAAAAGTGTTGCTTTTAAGCTTATTATATGTTTCTGTGAGTGAGGATATGGATTCCAAAGCCAGCGTTCACCGTGCTACGCCTCACATCACATTATTATACGTCCTGAGAACATACCTATTGTTAGGATCCAGCTCTCTAGTTCTTGAGACCCATGTCCTACTGCTCACAATTCACTGACGACCTAGCTCCAACCAGGCAGGAACCGGGGACAGTGGaagacaacacacaaacacacacacacacacacacacacacacacacacacacacacacacacactagggctgtcaatcctCCCCTCAAATCATATTCGAATTTCTAATGCTTCTTAtgttgaatattcgaataatattcgaatattttaatgtttttttatttattttttattatatcattatatacaccgataccatcttattattaggcctacgtcccgcgtccactagagggcgcgtcaaccaaatctgttatgtaacatttacaacaagttttaccaaatcaatacaaaacttatataaataggtaagatataacgccagaaatattcaagcaatgatgtttaatgaagaagctgatgttcaatcattcaaatacacacacacactgctattttACGATGTTACTCTTGGCTGTTTTGACCGTGGCTCTTCCTCAGCCGCTAACTGTTCTGCGTACTCCGAGTAATGCACTGAATGGAggtgtgcgctcatgttgctCGTAGTCGAGTGGTACTTTAACGATTTACAGCATAATTTGCAAATGACGGTTTCTCTGGACGTAATCTTCCCGTTTCTCGATGGAAATCCGAAAGTTATGctttccatctctgtgtctGCTCGCGCGCTGCTTTCCACCATCTTGTAAGCATACAATGCCGAACGTCACGACGCACGACGTTGACTTTGATTTGCGTCGTTGCTAGGCAAAAGTTAAATGTAATTCTTGAGTTCGAACGTTAGTTGCCGCACTCGAATGTTCTCCTTTTTTAaaaattcgaattatattcgaatagcgaagttcgttttgacagccctaacacacacacacacacacacacacacacacacacacacacacacacacacacacacacacacacacacacacacacacacacacacacacacacacacacacacacacacacacactagtattcatgtattcatgttCAGGAACAAAAGCGGTTCTCAAAGAACACGCAAAAACAAAGacttgtgaaaaaaaaacatttcgtGAAGGAAGTCCAATTTTGCCGTACGCTTGCAGCTCATGAAAACATTTTGCTGATCCTCCGAGGAGCGCTACAACCAGAGGAGGACGGGCGAGTGAGCGCCCCTCACTCAAGTTTGTTCAAGTGGAAGAATTGTTTACACCCGCATCTATCTTTAGAGCATCTGCGGGGAACGCAAGCGGCACGTCTTTTTGAGGCGACCATCATTATAATTATCATCGTTCTACCGTTCGGCTAACTGACACGCTGTCCACCTCTTATTGGGAACTTCTGACATATAGGGGCTTTGGAAACGACTGGGAAAAACGGCTGTAACATAACATTTTTAcacaacattttttatttacacacacTGAATTTAATGTAATGGAACCACTAAACCAGACTAGACAAGTGGGACAAACCCATTGTAGAATAAAACTGAATATAATGGAATGGAATGGGATACGATACTACGATGGGATTGAATAATAGAGTAGAATGAGGAAACTCATTATTTTCAAACATAATGTTATTTaacctttgtttacttatttcaTGCTCAAGCATGCCCATTGGGTAGGCTCCCTACTGCTCACTATTGCTCTTCTATATCCTTGGAAGGTCGCTTGCTACTGTTTCCCTCAACAAAGCTTCTTCCCATGGATTCGGGGACTCGCCGGGTTAAAAGGACTTTGATTGTGTCATTGGTTGTAATTGCTTCTGATTTTCCACGTATGATAAAGAGCACTTGAATCTATTCAGCCTTGCCCTACACTATGAAATGTAGTCTACTCCCTATTAAGTGTGTTGCATAACTTAACGCATGAACGCATGTGTGATAATAGCCTCATTATCGAAGACAACAATGATTTGTTGTTCATAAATGTAAGTCAAATGAGGAATGCCAATCCAGATAATTGTCCAATGTCTGATCTGACACTAATTTCAGGAGCAGACCTCGTCCTCCACTCTCTGGCCGTCCCCGGAGCGGTGCGTAATGCATGACGCGCAGGGAAGGCGCGGCCAAAGAATGACCCCTATAAAAATCCAGATCGGTGTTTCCAGAGTGCAACCAGCACCACAGCACTCATAGGCATCAACAGCACCTCACAAGGATCCGCGTAAAGCACCACAacttccattcattcatccatcggTGCGACATGATAAAGAAAATGTCCCCATCAGATAACGAGTTTGATATCCCGGCCAAGAACTGCCAGAGGATGGTCATTCTGGGCTCAACCAAAGTCGGGAAAACAGCCATCATCTCCAGGTTTCTAAACGAGAAATGCGACGACCAGTACACGCCAACTATCGAAGACTTTCACAGAAAGTTCTACAACATCAGGGGAGAATTATACAAACTGGACATTTTGGACACGTCTGGAAACCATCCCTTTCCTGCTATGAGGAGGCTGTCTATTCTCACTGGTGAGTTGGGCTTTAACATTCTGCAGCACATGGAcactttgttaaaaaaaaaagcaagcaTTAGGATCTTTGCATTGGCTTGATGAAATGTGTAGCGGTGAACTAACGTACAATGTCTCATCGTTTCTCTCGCAGGTGATGTGTTCATCCTGGTGTTCAGTCTGGACAACCGAGAGTCCTTTCTGGAGGTGCAGCGGCTCAAGCGTCAGATCCATGAGACCAAGTCGTGtctgaaaaacaaaaccaaGGACAACGCGGACGCCCCGGTGGTCATCTGCGGCAACAAGTGCGACCGGGACTTTTACCGGGAGGTCCAGGAAGAGGAGATCGAGCATCTGGTGGCGGGGGACGAGCAATGCGCGTACTTTGAAATCTCGGCGAAAAGAAACACTAATGTAGACCAGATGTTCAACGCTTTGTTCACCCTGGCAAAGTTACCCAACGAGATGAGTCCCGATCGTCACCGCAAAGTTTCACAGCAGTACTGCGAGGTGCTGCACAGAAAGTCGTCCAGGAGCAAGAAGGCGAAGGACGGCGACGCCTACGGGATCGTGGCGCCGTTTGCGCGCAGACCGAGCGTGCACAGTGACTTGATGTACATCAAGGAGAAGGCTGTGGGATC includes these proteins:
- the LOC115535704 gene encoding dexamethasone-induced Ras-related protein 1, translated to MIKKMSPSDNEFDIPAKNCQRMVILGSTKVGKTAIISRFLNEKCDDQYTPTIEDFHRKFYNIRGELYKLDILDTSGNHPFPAMRRLSILTGDVFILVFSLDNRESFLEVQRLKRQIHETKSCLKNKTKDNADAPVVICGNKCDRDFYREVQEEEIEHLVAGDEQCAYFEISAKRNTNVDQMFNALFTLAKLPNEMSPDRHRKVSQQYCEVLHRKSSRSKKAKDGDAYGIVAPFARRPSVHSDLMYIKEKAVGSSQTKDKGCIIC